One window from the genome of Carassius auratus strain Wakin unplaced genomic scaffold, ASM336829v1 scaf_tig00008541, whole genome shotgun sequence encodes:
- the LOC113072108 gene encoding uncharacterized protein LOC113072108 produces the protein MLFAFWPCSGHVPPTIWLYAGIILTVLRTMNSNHDDVPSLSNPTPYTSAELQASPVDAPTSPSIKRKTPVPLPAELTFLVKEKTGVRHKSTPELCKSAAVTSASKVLAFEDRSENVPSAQPPVTVLLPVHDHDMSSWSCSQHQKLWMRMELQDLGLWPGSRPVRNPGNSISLWRLPPQPELVDMASELPSPNFFQLHPFFIWKPEAHIMVRLRNTYILPCLHGCPHPQVVSAGVGRPRVIVGTSGQYYILSSRLCCKACQKYWFADNPRWLEKLPKRFTNILPAFLTYKKAICKSVMDELRRTGKSPTDMANQVNELLHLKYERAHLAYLHAIESIRDAEAGTYGQRTIGQFLRKESTPRAFGSYDDQDGWYGVSVSSFYLTDCLLDEYKRQEPAMSKLLQGTFGRVFRSDHTRKVARKVTLASGVMSSYAIMNENWLIVSWVMVQSETQRSLEPMYQGLAKRYNDAGVEKAGFHWMDRDCCAPFKIPDCIPAEHLNWDAWKTTPSIVAGATSGPLENTCASRSYFNNNIVVKLDLFHCLRRFSRESTSEHHPLFSTFCQLLSAALSVVDQEDLGRLQDAYRFCGIHPANPTKQHIREHCRTKVPQPTELLDRVEKVLKHFHLAMDPNNVPLFKSSMLKTWRIQRVHILRGCLSDPELSEGIMYRYGGTLQLNHVPGEGAKVPIWIPVRGTSQQEGYHFHQAQWITGTHVSTELFQAQGMTGVARWNHQRMLDLKQPGVILPAVFDPALMVELNSTSKKVTGEEKYPTLHLSDRDTRERFGLEYTEPGCRPVPLDWDKHRTQKRGEPAALLPLPPVQTPTPTQVQAQPPDTAPSSSRTQLSDTASPGPASSISHLLSAGEPPAVMEISHAEPAAIHMVQMLSQGSMGPPVKRETLNTPPIPLQSSPRSARTGPIKTGGQVFVLDHKRWTSPMKEAIDSLLDKYHGQKDMLKLVDQDYAAMVHRSATDPNSLLHPTTKYHIAQYMKNLAKQLNTSSSMNTSQEKLLETQKLWQSLTEESETVHVPVVELPPAIVNPAVPVSQPASEKQVSKENVQKIVQEILLHQQEQQQQQQQQKPRQTKKCLACGQPKSRYQSDGSSVHHFYQQGPVRYHYCSTKVFKAYAAEGLTNPRMAFEEFAQTDFFQRELHLTKQRVEEKAEKKRKLSDPQPQGRMCRFCRTELRQGPNSKHIHTGFPGVAGKYIYCPAKVLALYKDRGMTQEMTWKEFQASSFYGMEKERWAAERNK, from the exons ATGTTGTTTGCGTTCTGGCCATGCTCCGGCCATGTTCCTCCAACAATATGGTTGTATGCTGGCATTATACTAACTGTCCTAAGGACTATGAATTCCAACCACGATGATG TTCCATCACTGTCCAACCCAACTCCTTATACAAGTGCTGAATTGCAGGCATCACCAGTTGATG CTCCAACCTCTCCAAGCATAAAGAGGAAGACACCTGTGCCCCTTCCAGCAGAACTGACGTTCCTAGTAAAGGAGAAAACGGGTGTAAGGCATAAGTCAACGCCAG AACTCTGCAAAAGTGCTGCTGTCACCTCTGCAAGCAAAGTGCTTGCATTTGAGGACCGTAGTGAAAATG TTCCTTCAGCTCAGCCACCTGTTACTGTTCTCCTGCCTGTGCATGACCATGACATGAGCAGCTGGAGCTGTTCTCAACACCAGAAGCTGTGGATGAGGATGGAGCTTCAGGATCTCGGGCTGTGGCCTGGGTCTCGTCCAGTGCGTAACCCAGGGAACTCAATTTCACTATGGCGTCTTCCTCCACAACCTGAGCTTGTTGATATGGCGTCTGAACTCCCATCCCCTAACTTCTTCCAGCTACACCCATTTTTCATCTGGAAGCCGGAGGCTCACATTATGGTCAGGTTGAGAAACACTTACATCCTGCCATGTCTGCATGGATGTCCTCATCCACAGGTGGTCTCTGCAGGAGTGGGTAGGCCTCGGGTGATTGTTGGCACCAGTGGTCAGTATTACATCTTGTCCTCACGACTCTGTTGCAAGGCCTGTCAGAAGTACTGGTTTGCTGACAATCCACGATGGCTTGAGAAGCTGCCCAAGCGGTTTACCAACATTCTGCCTGCATTCCTGACGTACAAGAAGGCCATCTGCAAATCTGTGATGGATGAGCTGAGGCGCACTGGCAAGTCACCAACCGATATGGCAAACCAGGTGAATGAGCTACTGCACCTCAAGTACGAGCGAGCACATCTGGCATACCTGCATGCCATAGAAAGCATCAGGGATGCTGAGGCTGGCACATATGGACAGAGGACCATTGGGCAGTTCTTGAGGAAGGAAAGCACTCCACGTGCATTCGGGTCATATGATGATCAAGATGGCTGGTATGGAGTCTCCGTGTCCAGCTTCTACCTGACTGACTGCCTTCTAGATGAGTACAAACGTCAAGAGCCAGCCATGTCCAAACTCCTCCAGGGCACATTTGGGAGGGTCTTCAGGTCTGACCACACCAGGAAAGTTGCAAGAAAAGTAACGCTGGCATCTGGGGTCATGTCAAGTTATGCAATAATGAATGAGAACTGGCTGATTGTTTCCTGGGTGATGGTTCAGTCTGAGACTCAGAGGTCCTTGGAGCCGATGTACCAGGGATTGGCCAAGAGGTACAACGATGCTGGAGTGGAAAAGGCAGGCTTCCACTGGATGGACAG GGATTGCTGTGCTCCATTTAAGATCCCAGACTGCATCCCTGCTGAACATCTAAACTGGGATGCCTGGAAGACTACCCCTTCCATTGTTGCTGGGGCCACCTCTGGACCGCTGGAGAACACCTGTGCCTCACGGTCATATTTCAATAATAACATTGTGGTGAAGCTGGACTTGTTCCACTGCCTGAGGCGTTTTTCACGGGAGAGCACCTCTGAGCATCACCCTCTGTTTAGCACTTTCTGCCAGCTCCTCTCTGCAGCCTTATCTGTGGTGGATCAGGAGGACCTAGGGAGGCTCCAGGATGCCTATCGTTTCTGCGGTATCCATCCAGCCAATCCCACCAAACAGCACATACGGGAGCACTGCAGGACCAAAGTACCACAACCCACAGAGCTGCTAGACAGAGTGGAGAAAGTCCTAAAGCATTTTCACCTGGCCATGGACCCCAACAATGTTCCACTCTTCAAATCATCCATGCTGAAGACGTGGCGCATACAGAGAGTGCACATTCTCCGTGGTTGCCTCAGTGACCCTGAACTCTCAGAGGGCATAATGTACCGGTATGGTGGAACACTTCAACTTAATCATGTACCCGGTGAAGGCGCCAAAGTCCCCATCTGGATTCCTGTCAGAGGTACATCACAGCAAGAAGGGTACCACTTTCACCAGGCCCAATGGATCACAGGGACTCATGTCTCCACTGAATTGTTCCAGGCCCAGGGCATGACAGGGGTGGCACGGTGGAACCACCAACGTATGCTGGATCTTAAGCAGCCAGGTGTCATCCTTCCTGCTGTGTTTGATCCAGCTCTAATGGTTGAGTTAAATTCTACCTCCAAGAAAGTGACTGGGGAGGAGAAGTATCCTACACTTCATCTCTCTGACAGAGACACTAGAGAGAGGTTTGGCCTAGAGTACACAGAGCCAGGCTGCCGTCCAGTCCCTCTGGATTGGGACAAACACCGAACCCAAAAGAGAGGTGAACCAGCTGCTCTTTTGCCTCTTCCTCCTGTGCAGACACCCACTCCTACCCAAGTCCAAGCTCAACCTCCAGACACAGCACCTTCCTCCAGCCGGACACAGCTCTCTGACACAGCATCCCCTGGACCAGCATCATCCATCAGTCATTTGCTCTCTGCTGGTGAACCTCCTGCAGTGATGG AAATCTCACATGCTGAACCTGCTGCAATCCATATGGTACAGATGTTGTCACAAGGAAGCATGGGACCTCCAGTTAAAAGGG AAACCTTAAATACTCCACCCATACCTTTGCAATCCTCACCAAGGAGTGCCCGCACTGGACCAATCAAGACTGGTGGACAAGTGTTCGTCTTGGACCATAAACGCTGGACATCACCAATGAAGGAGGCTATTGACAGCCTCCTAGACAAGTACCATGGACAGAAAGACATGTTAAAGCTTGTGGATCAAGATTATGCTGCTATGGTCCATCGGTCTGCCACAGATCCAAACAGTCTGCTTCACCCCACAACCAAGTACCACATAGCACAGTACATGAAAAACCTGGCTAAACAGCTGAACACAAGTTCATCAATGAACACAAGTCAAGAAAAACTTTTGGAGACACAAAAACTGTGGCAAAGTTTAACTGAGGAAAGCGAGACTGTCCATGTTCCAGTTGTAGAACTGCCACCAGCCATTGTGAATCCAGCAGTTCCGGTCTCTCAGCCAGCATCTGAAAAGCAAGTATCAAAAGAGAATGTACAGAAAATAGTACAGGAAATACTGCTACATCAacaggagcagcagcagcagcagcagcaacaaaaaCCCAGACAGACGAAAAAATGTCTCGCATGTGGGCAGCCAAAATCCCGCTACCAaagtgatggatcatcagttcaTCACTTTTATCAGCAAGGGCCTGTTAGGTATCACTATTGCTCCACAAAGGTGTTTAAAGCCTATGCTGCAGAGGGACTGACAAATCCAAGAATGGCCTTTGAAGAGTTTGCCCAGACTGACTTCTTTCAGCGTGAACTGCATCTTACAAAGCAAAGAGTAGAGGAAAAAGCTGAAAAGAAGAGGAAACTCTCGGATCCTCAACCTCAGGGAAGAATGTGCCGTTTCTGTCGCACAGAGCTAAGGCAGGGCCCAAACAGCAAGCACATTCACACAGGGTTTCCAGGAGTGGCAGGAAAATACATTTACTGTCCAGCTAAAGTCCTCGCCTTATACAAAGACAGAGGCATGACACAGGAAATGACATGGAAGGAATTTCAAGCTTCATCATTTTATGGAATGGAAAAGGAGAGGTGGGCAGCAGagagaaataaatag
- the LOC113072109 gene encoding uncharacterized protein LOC113072109, translated as MQKKVLFFPGRICVVFRKGPLGFLLQEPSKEARRIKDDPTLQDKSAPMREDLVWQNARSLVIQRGGDASDRKEVLGEYILQFGKYKGKSFRWLLENDVGYTMYLIKNLQKEEASGIPVAEGHGKDSLLSFVNYALSFEEIQSLLTYEASGMGVVAASSEDNQLVGFGSRAKSTWKEIWDSRADGYADFIMKKSCVQGTRMYKLQQYLQKKQQSAAASIPAKHTPRAPAKPIVMDDDEELERAMLSISPSKLQVQSFAVPAAVAAAAIPRVSPGAKTGF; from the exons ATGCAGAAGAAAGTGCTGTTCTTCCCAGGGAGAATCTGTGTTGTGTTCCGCAAGGGACCACTCGGGTTTCTCCTCCAGGAGCCATCTAAAGAAGCCAGACGTATTAAGGATGACCCCACTCTGCAGGACAAGTCTGCGCCCATGAGAGAGGACCTTGTGTGGCAGAATGCTCGGTCTTTGGTCATTCAGAGAGGAGGGGATGCCTCTGACAGGAAGGAGGTCCTGGGAGAATACATACTGCAATTTGGAAAGTATAAAGGGAAGTCTTTTAGATGGCTTTTAGAGAATGATGTAGGGTACACTATGTATCTCATCAAGAACCTTCAGAAGGAGGAGGCATCCGGCATCCCTGTGGCTGAGGGGCATGGCAAGGACAGTCTACTGTCATTTGTTAATTATGCCCTAAGTTTTGAAGAGATCCAGTCTCTTCTCACCTATGAGGCCAGTGGAATGGGTGTTGTGGCAGCCTCATCAGAAGATAACCAGCTGGTTGGCTTTGGTTCCCGGGCCAAGAGCACCTGGAAGGAGATTTGGGATAGCAGAGCTGATGGCTACGCAGACTTCATCATGAAGAAGAGCTGTGTCCAAGGGACACGCATGTACAAGCTCCAGCAATACCTGCAGAAGAAGCAGCAATCTGCCGCTGCTTCCATACCTGCTAAACATACCCCAAGGGCCCCAGCAAAACCTATTG TGATGGATGATGATGAAGAGCTGGAGAGAGCGATGTTGAGCATCTCACCCTCTAAGCTACAAGTGCAGAGCT TTGCTGTGccagcagcagtagcagcagctgCCATACCCAGAGTGTCACCAGGAGCAAAGACAGGTTTTTAA